CACTCTGAGTGAGTGGTATTTGAAGAGTCGTAAACTAGAGAGGCGAGAACAAGGCGGTGGATAACTTTGGTTAAGGTCTTAGTAAGTAACGCGACGATAATGACTTTTTCTATGAAAGAGAAAATGTTGATAAATGAGGGGTTTGTCTTCTCAGATGATGGGAGAGTAGTTGTTGTTGGTTCTGGCGAACCTCCCGAGGAATTAAAATATCCTGAGTTACTCCTTACTGGAAAGGAGAGGCTAGTTATGCCAGGCTTTAGTAGCGCTTTCACGAATCTCTCGCTTTATTTGCTGAGATATAGGGAAGGTTTGCGAGACTTAAGCTCTGATATAGAGTACTTGAAGAAAATAACGAGAGTCGACATGTACTTCCTTGCTGCTATGGCTTTCGCAGAGTTGATTTCTAGAGGGGTCACGACAGCTTTAGTAGTAGATGTTTACTTGGATGAGGTTGCTAGAGCAGCTCATGATTTAAGCTTTAATGCTGTTTTAGCACCACCATTTAATTGCGGCTTAGAAGAGTTTGCTCCTGAGGCTGAATTAAGGTTGCTGTTGAGTAGGTGGCATGAGAAAGTTGAGGGGATCAAGGCAGGGATTGCCGTGTGTGACGAGGCGAGTGAGAAGGTAGTCTCTTTAGCTAAGGAGCATAACCTAAGAATATTTCAGGTTGGTGGGCCGGTGAGTGATTATGAGGGGGCAGAAGTAGTTTTCGTGAACCCCTCGAAAGGTTCTGGGAAAAACGTGATTAGGTGGGGACCTCAGCTAAGTGAGTGGAAACCTGAGGAAGGGTTAGGCGTGGGGGTGAGGCCCTCATACGATATGAGAGATGTAGTTAGGGAAGTCTCATACAAGACTTCTAGACACCCGATAGACGTGCTTTACTCAGCAATAGTTAGAAACCCTGTATTGATAGGCTTTAAAGACGTGGGACCGCTAGAGAGAAACCTGAAAACGAACTTGTTAATGCTAAACGCATCAGAACCTCCTGGCTGGCCGTTACCTAAGAATCTTGGCGGAGTAGCTAAGGCTGTAGTTGAAGGTAACCTAAGAGTAGAGACTGTTATACTTGATGACGAAATACTCGTAGACGGTGGTGAAACCATGACTATAGGCAATGACCTCATAAATAAGGCTAAGAAGCGCCTAGCTAGTCTTGTCCACGAATAATAGATTCTTCTTCAAGAAAGACTACGTAGGAGGTAATGCAGCATAAGAGGTAGCGTCAAAAAAATTCAGGGGTATTGCGTTATTGAGAGGTTCTGCTACGAGTGTCAATTAATAGTTGATGTGGTTAACAAGACCTTAGAAATTAATATCGGTTCTAGAGTTAGGGGGTCCTTAATTAAGGTTAGGGGGGAACTCCCTCTAGAGTCTCTAAACATGCTTAGGAAATCTCGAACTCTTAAGATGCCGCTAGAGAAGCTTAGGTCTATTAACAAGTACCGAGTTAGCAAGAAAGATACTAGCGTGTTTAAGTGCCTAGAAGACGAGGATTTGCAGCATAACTTGGCGGTAGTAGAGATAATCTATGAGGAGGGAGAAATAAAACTCTTAATAAACGATAACGAGGCATCAAAACTTACTAGAGTCTTTAGTAAATGACTTGTAATGCAGTTAGTTATTACTTCATTGCTACGTAGAGGGTTGACCTAGTCGCTTTAAGTCCGGGCTCGCCGTGCTTAACGTATTTAGTAGTCGGTGCGTACTCTCCAAGGTAATGACCTATCATTTCAGGAACTATCTTGACCGGAATAAATTCTTTTCCGTTATAAACCTCGATTGTTAATCCAATCATCTCCGGTAATATGACCATATCTCTTACGTGGGTTCTTATTCTGACGTTCTTACCTTGAGCCATCAGCTCTCTAGCTTTCCTAACTTCTCTAAGTAGCTTTATTCTGGGCGATTCTTCAATCCCATACTCTCTGCGTTTACGCATTATCTCCGTAGAAGACTCTCGTAATAATGACCGTCTAGCTCTTGCAGGCAGGACCTGGATTAACTGATCCATTGGCATACTAAGTAATTCTTCCAATGTCTTGCCCCTATACTTGAAGCGCTTCCATTCTGGGGGTATCTCTATACTCGTCGTCACTGATTACACCTAAAATAAGGAATATCCAGAGCTTAAAAACTAAATATCCTTAAGTAATTACGTTTAGTTATGTTGTTTCTGGGTCTTAATAAGGGCAGGCAAGCTTATAATTTGGGAACTCTTGTATTAATCTTAGAGGGTGTTAAGGCATGGGGTACGAATGGATCGATGAGATGTTTAAGGTTGGCATAAGTAAAGAAGACTTAGAAGAGCTTGAAGCAACGTTGAAAGACATGAGGGAGCCCGTAGAAGTCTACACTTTCGTTGACAGTGCCTGCAGATACTGCTCTAACACTATAAGACTTATTGATACCCTATCAAGCGTTAGCCCCAAGATAGGTGGGTCTAGCTTAATAAAACATAAAGTTGTTAAGAGAGAAGCAGACGCTGAAGGGTTCTTCAAGAGATTCAACGTCTCGAGAGTCCCTACAGTCTTAATGATTGAAGGTCACATAAAGTATACTGGAATGCCGGCAGGCGAGGAGATTAGGGGATTAATTGAGACTTTAATTAGGTTAAGTACTGGCGACTCAGGACTAAACGAAAATACGGTGAAGGGAGTAGCAAATCTGAAGGCCCCTGTTAAAATAGACGTCATAGTCACGCCAACATGTCCTTACTGTCCTTATGCCGCCTTACTAGCTAATATGTTTGCTTTCGAATCATATAGGTCGGGAGGTAAGCTAATCACGGCTGACATTATAGAAGCTTACGAGAATCCAGACATAGCAGACAAGTACGGAGTCATGTCAGTTCCGACAATAGCAGTAAATGGTGAGGTAGAGTTCATAGGTGTGCCTTATGAGGACCAGCTACTAGAGAGGGTATTAGAACACTCAAAGAGAGAGTACCTGAAGAAAATTAAGAAAGAAGAGTACATGAGAATACTGAGAGAATTAGCAGAGGACACGGAAAGCAAGAAAGAGTAGTGTTTCATCAATACTCGCATGTGAAGCAGTCTCCTAACTCGCCTTCCTGGAGAGCGTACCTGGTAGCAATCCTATACCTCACTTGAGTTTTTCTCTCAGCTTCTGGAGTAGCTTCAGTGACTCTCGCGGCGCTTTCCGTGGCTTCACTCTCCCTGCGTGTGGCTTCTGGGGTAGCTTCAGTAACTCCCTCTACTTTTCTTTCTCTAGCTATTCTGCGGGTCAATTTAGCACCGAAGTATATGACTTGCTGTGTCTTACTCCTATCTCTATAGATTGTTATCCCCTTACAACCCAGCTTCCAGGCAAGCAAGTACACGTTTTTCACATCATCTACGCTGACTTCAGCCCTCATGTTGACCGTTTTACTTACTCCAGCATCAACCCATTGCTGCCACGTAGCTTGATGTAACACGTGCCACGAAGGCTCTACGTCATGAGCAGTCGCGAATATTTCTCTAAGCTTCTTAGGCATGTACGGGTTATGTCTTATAGAGCCTGACTCAGCTATGAGGTTGACAACTTCCGGGTCGTCAAGACCGTATCCCCTCAACGCGTCAAGGAATAACGTATTGACTTCAATGAATGTCCCTACAGTTACTACTCGAGTGAACGCTAAAGCAAATATAGGTTCTATAGATGATGAGGTTCCAGCTATTATTGAGATAGTTCCGGTCGGAGCTATAGAAAGTAGCGTGGCATTCCTTAAACCGTGTTTAGTCATCTCTGAGCGTAACTCATCCCAACTAACTTGAGGTCTCATCTTAACGAGCGTCTTAACATGGTCTGAGACCTTAAATTCAATGCCTGCAGTCGCGAGCAACTCATCAAGTGACTTGGTAGTTAACCAGAAGGGTCTGTAGAGTTTGGGATTCCAGGCAGGGAACGCTCCTTTCTCAGCAGCTAACTCTATTGAGGCTTTATAAGCGTTGTAAGCTATCCACTCACCCAGGTAGTAAGCTAGATACAGCGCGTCAACGGAATCGAAGGGGATGCCCAGCCTTATGAGCATATGAGCCCAGCCCATCACGCCTAAACCAACCTTCCTCGTACGCTTAGTAGCTTTCTCGAGTTGTGGTAACGGCCACTTAGCAACATCAATAACGTTGTCTAAGAACCTCACAGCAACTCTAACGTCATAACCTAAGCTATCCCAATCAATGACTGGATTGCCGTTTACGTAGTGTACGTATCTCTCTAGGTTAATACTACCAAGATTGCACGATTCCCACTCTAGCAGAGGTTCCTCTCCACACGGGTTAGTAGCGTTTATCTTGCCTATGTACCATGTGGGGTGTCTCCTATTGATTGTGTCTATGAAGAGTAGACCTGGATCCCCCGAATCCCAAGCATTCTTGACTATCTCTTGAAAGAGTGTCTTAGGGTCTTCCCAACTAACTATAGCATTTTCTCTCTCAGCTATTGCAAGAGCTTCATCCCAAGTTATTATGACGGACTCGTCTAGAGGTATTGACCCACCATGTTCTTCAAGCTCATCAAGTATAACTTCCTGAACCCACTCTTCACTCATGTAATGCCTCGCCCAAACAACCGCATATTTTCTAGAGTCGCTACTACCGTCGATAGAAGTCTTGCGCGGGTTAATCAAGGGTACTGGCCTATTCTCGGCTAAGTGCTTGAAGAACCAGTCATAAACACCCACTGATATATTAAAGTTTTGGAGTGCCTTATCTTTAAGTTCTCCTGACTTACTCTTAATAAACTTCATTATGTCAGGATGCCACACATGTAAAGTACCCATATTAGCTCCTCTTCTGCGTCCTCCCTGCTTCACCACATCCGTGTTCACGTCGAAGAGCTTCATGAACGAGAGAGGTCCTGAAGCCACGCTAGCAGTGGTAGAGACTACATCTCCTTCAGGTCTGAGCTCAGAAAATGAAAAACCAGTACCGCCACCTTGCTGGAAAACTATAGCCTGAGCTCTAATAGCGTCGTATATTCCCTCACCCTCGGGCGTCACCATAGAGTCTCTAACAGGTAGAACGAAACACGCTGAAAGGATGCCTAATCTAGTTCCAGCATTCATTAAGGTTGGTGAGTTTGGTATAAACTTTAATTCAGACATTAGCCTGTAAAATTCATTAAACCACTTTTCACGATCTTTCGTCTCAGCACTAGCTATGTGTTTAGCTACTCTCTCAAAAAGCTTCTTTGGGGTCTCAACAAATTTTCCACTCGAAGGGTCCTTAAGTAGGTACCTGCTCGACAAAACTTTTAGCGAGTAGTAACTCAGTCGAGAGTCCTCGGGGCTGAATTCAGTCCATGCGTTCTTCCCATACACGTCGTTATAGATCCTTGCAAGAAGATAGTGCCGTGCGGCTAACTCATACCTGGAATCCAGCACGACCTTACTAATGAAGGTCTTCTCTACTAGGTCAGCTATCTTACTCGTAGTTAGCTTATCTGTCACCTTTAAAATCTCAGACATTAACTCATCCATAACTCCAGATATAGCTGACGGGTCATTGAGACCGGCAGAACCCATAGCTAGGTGAACAGACCTGGTAAGCTTATCTAGCTTAAAAGACTCAATAACGCCACTTCTCTTAGTAACGCGTAAAGTCTCCAAATCCATTCACCAAGTTTTCTTATTTCTCCCCCAATATCTTAAGAAGTTTGGGAACTCATAAAGCCTAACCTTCTTAGAATTAACGTATTACTAAACATTAATCAAGTCAGAATACTGAAATAGTCCGCTAAGTAAAGAAGATAATACTATACTCACTATGTCTTAAACAGCCTTAAACTTGGAATCCCATGTTTCGTAAACCTTAACTAACTCTTTATTAACGCTAGGCCTTCTCTCCTTTATAGCTTCTATGAAGTCCTCCTTACTTATTGGTCTCGGGCTTCCTGAACCGCCACCCTTCGCGAAAAACTCTCGCACGGTCCTTAGATGCGCGCTCATAACTATGTCTCTTATGTCACTAGCTGTGTAGCCGTCTAACGAATCAGCTAATTCGTCTAAGTTAACGTCAGGCGATAAATTCAGGGGCGAGGTATAGAGCTTGAGTAGTTGTCTTCTAGACTCTTTGTCAGGTAGCGGGACGTAAATCCTCTTCTGAAATCTTCTTATGAATGCTTCATCAAGTTTCCAAGGTTTGTTAGTAGCAGCTATTACGTAAACTAGTCTCTGCTCATTACCCTTGTCTTGCAATCCGTCCATCTCTTTAAGGAATTGAGTCCTGACTCTTACTTCTCCGCCAATCTCGCTACTAAAGATTCCGAAAAGTGAATCTACTTCATCAATGAATATTATGACTGGCTTAGACTCGCTTGATGAGACTTCCCTTGCCTTACTAAACAGTAAGGCAACCTTACGCTCAGACTCCCCAAGCCATTTAGACATTATCGAAGCAGCATCAACATGTATAAAAACTCCCTCAATCTCGTTAGCTACGGCTGCTGCAATGTATGTCTTGCCGCACCCTGGCGGGCCGTAGAGGAGTATTGCTCTAGGCCACCCTAGAGGGAACAAGTCAGGTCTTTTGGTCGGATATATTATGGACTCGTATAAAGCTCTCTTCACTTCATCTAGTCCTGCAACCTCGTTGAAGCGTACCTTAGGCTTCTCTCTAACTATTAAATCTTCAATCTCTTGATCGTAGTTCTCCTCTCTAACAGACCCTGATGAAGGGAGGGGTGAGGTTCTGAAACGTTCTAAGTCTCTTATCCTTTTCTGGTATTGTTTGATCCAGTCCTTATATATTGTGTTTAGGGGGTTCTCAGGATACAGTTGTATTATTTTAGTCAGTACTTCTATAGCGTTCTTATAGTTTTTTACTGCTTCACCGTAGTTCCCTTCTCTATCATTCATTACTGCCTGTACTGCATAATGCCTAGCAATATTCTCTAGGTAAGGCAATGAATTACTGCTCACATCTAATCACCTTAACCTAAAAACTCAAAATACTATCTTGTTTTGTTCTCGCAACCTATTCAGTGCTTTATAGACTTCTTCCTTGCTCACGCCCAGCATATCTTTAAAATGATTCACGTCTACGAAGCCGTTATGAGTTATTATGTACTCGAGTAGTGCTTTCTCTAGCAGATTCTGGTCAACCATCTTGGACCTGTCTGATTGCTTACTTGGTTGTGTAATAGCTTCTACCTCCTTCTTAATCTTATCTTCGAGATTCCCTCTAACCTTAACTGGTAGCAGTATGTCTACAGGTATTTCAGGCAGTTGAGATTTTATTGTTTCCTCAGCGGCTTTCTCTATTTCTTGAAGTAGCTTCTTAGCTTCAGGTGTGTGCTCAATTATTTCTTCAGGTTTTAACTTGGTGTAGTCTGTCGTAGACGCTATGACTCTCCTAGACTCGCTAATTAAGCTATCTATATTGTAGGCCAGGTTAGGTACTAAGTCTTTCACGTAGTCTTTAGCGACTACCAGAAGATTAGAAACTTCTATCAAGTGGTGCGACAAGTTACTTACGTCTTCTAGAGTCTCAAGCCTTAGCTTCACCTGCTCAAGCACCTTCTCTACGACAACTAACTTAGTAGTCATTTCCCTAACTTGAGTAGCCTCGTTAGCGTATATGAGCGCACGGTCTTTCTCCTTACCTATACTGGCCGAAATAGTTGCTTTAACTAAGTGGTCGTACCTGCTTTTTAATCTAGCTACGGTATCTGAGACTTCCTGCTTAGCTGAATCGACGTGTACTATGAGGAGCGAGATAAACTTCTTAGGATCTACTTTAGACCCTCCTTTAATTCTTCCTACGAGGCTACTAAACCACTTAAAGACCCCTACATCCCCGCCTCCGCTAGCGATGCTCAAACCTCACCCCTCCATGACGTTACGTTACGTCTATTACTTGTACTTGTATCGGTTGTTCTGCCTTACCTTGTTCTTTGGGGGAAGGCTTAGCAGGCGGTGGAGTCACCTCTGTAACAGGCTTTATTTCACCGGCTTCACTCTCCAACTTCGTGATTAGTTCTAAGTGTTTCTCAACATCTCTTTTCTCATCGAGTGCCTTAGCTTTGTTATTTCTGAGAAGTTCTGAGGCTGCCTTATACGCTTGATCACTTATTTCGTTACCCATGTAGAGTATCTGCATGTTAGTCATGTCTTTCTCAAGTCTTATTACGAGATCCTCTAACTCACCTGCTCTCTTCCTAAGAAGCTCCTTAACCTTACTAACTTCTTCCTTGAGTGCTCTAAACTCACTATCTAGTTTCTTCTTTAATTCCTCGTATGCGTGTGCAGGTATAGAAGCCTTCCTAAACAACTCTTCAGTAGCTCTTAATCTTCTCTTAACTCTGTCGAGCTTGTTCTCAGCTTCTATCGCTAGAACTTTCCACTCAGGCATTACGACAGGTCCGTCAGGCGTTAGCTTGACTCTGCTGACCGGGACATTCTCGTATATAGCGTCATTAATCACTACTTCTAGAGTTTCTACCTCTCCAGAAACGTTGCTGAACGTAGCTACTAACCTGCCAATGACTCTCCCATACTCATCTTTTATTAACTGACCCACATACTTATCAACTTGATCTAAAGTTATTACCACTGCATTCAACACCTCACAGTAATACTGACAAACATAGAAATACTTAAAAGGAGTCGGGGGGTGTTTTTCGGGTTTCTGAAAGAACTTCACTAATTTCTCAAGCACTTTTCTTCAGGTCTAGCAATGTCGTGTTGGATTTTGTGCAGTTCTCATCACATGGTGAATAGTTCACGAACCCCCTATATCTGAGACTATAGTTGCAGGGCAAACTCTATTAATGTAAACTACCGATAGACGTCATTCAAGAGTTCTGTGTAGTAGGAGTTAAGAAGGATTTGAATTAAAAATAAAAAGAGATTAGGATTTGAGTTTACTCTTTAATTAGTCCCTTCTTCTTGAGGTCCTCGACTTCTTTCTTGCTTAAGAACCTAACTACCTTGATCTTAGTCTCGGGGCTAGTGCCTACTACTGCCCATCTGTTGTTCTTCAGCTTCATGAATTGCGGGTTCTGAATCTCTACTTTCTTCTTGGCTTTTACATCAAAAGCCATCCACTTCTCCATAGTTTTCACCGCACTAATAATATCTACTAGGAAGTATATAAACTTATTGAAGGTTGTCTCATTGTATTCTTCAGGTAAATCTTTATAATAATGTGTAAGTAATTTTATTGAAGTGTGTACAGTGTGTTATAGGTAAAAAATCTCATGAAATACAAAAATTACATTTGCCTTATAAAGTGAGTGAATCTAGAGTGGGCAGTTAGTTGAGTTATCAAGTGATTAACCAGCATAATAAGTTTGCAGCCTGATTACCTTACAGAGTTTTCTCCGTCAGAATTGCGGTACTATCTAGAGTATCGTTGAGGGCTCTTTTCCTGTTTTCGTCTTGGGAGGAATTACTGGAAAGTCTTCGTTAAAAGTGGAAACTATGGTGAAGAAAGTGTTTATTAACGTGTAGAGGTGTTCTACGAATTTAGGCTTATAATCCTCACTCAACTCACTTCTGAACACTACTCGCGCTACCGTAATCGCTTGAAGGTCTACGGGACTTGGTTGTAGTCCAGTATTACATGTTGGACACACAGTAATGATTCTGTACATGAGCTTCGACGAGAACCTTAATGCCTCCTCAGCACTCAACTCACTTAGTTTTTTCTTATGTTCTGGGGATACAGCAACACCTAATAAGAGGACATAACGGTCTTCCCTACCCTCAGGCCTGAAAATCTTGAGATTCACGTGGAGTGGGGGTTGCGTGAAGACGTCGAGACCCCAAGCAATCCTGAAATGTGGCTGTGTCTCAAGCTTCCTAATATTAAAGCCCTCCTCTATAAGCCACTTACTTATTAGCTCGTCCTCTTGAAGACTCACTTAACGCCACCAACTATATGAGTGTTGAGGACATTATTATACACTTATTAATAAGCTATTAATAAGCATTCTCTTTAAGTGGTTGCCCGTGTCCGTTAGCTAGTTTTTGGTTGTTTTAGCTGTTTTTGGTTTTTCTGGGTACGGGTTCATCCCACCTGTTTATCTCTTTTCTCCCCGCTTACGGCTCCAGGGGTGTCGTAGGGATCCCTAGAGTCATCGGCGAAGAGTGGTTCACAGAGTCTCGTCCCTCGCCAACGACTCATCAGCTCATCGGCTCCCAGCTATTAAAACACGTGGATGCTTATATACCTTTACGTTAGCTCCCGAAACCCACAGAGGTAACCCAAATAACCAAAAAACCAAAACTAAACAACATACAAACAGCCACATTAAGTATTTAATCCTTCTAGTAAGATGTTATAGGGGTGTTAGTTTGCTTGGTAAACATCCTCTAGAGTTACCGCAACCCAGAAAGCTTAGTAAGGAGGAAGTAGCTGAAGCTTTGAGACTCTCTATAATAGCTGAGCTAGACGCTATAAACCTGTACCTACAGCTAGCCAGGTATTCTGAAGACGAAAACGTTAGGAAGGTATTTGAAGACATAGCTAAGGAAGAGAAGACTCATGTAGGCGAGTTCCTCACCTTACTTAAGTCTTTAGACCCTGAGCAAGTAGCTGAGCTTAAAGCGGGTGCTAAGGAAGTGAAAGAATTAACTGGGATTACGGTATCGGATAACGACCCACCGATTCAGGAGACTACAGAAGATGAAACATTAAAGAAGCTGAGTATTAAAGCTAAGGAGATTGTTGACTCGGTTAGGAAGTTACGTAAAGTGCTAGGAGTTGTTCATGTAGGTAGGGGGGTTGAGGCTCTCCCACTAGAAGAAGCAGTAGTGGAAGAAACTGCTAGGTCCAAGATTAGTAAGGTGGTGATGCTTAGCGAGATTAGCACTCAATTCAGTATTAAAGTGAGGATATTAGATTACTGGAGTAAGACAGGGATTCAGCCAGACCTGGCGCCACTCTCACTAGCTTCAACAAAGCTCGCTCTGGCTGAAGATAAAATAATTCTTGAGGGAGACCTAGAGAGGGGGTGGCCCGGACTCCTCACTTGTAAGATGAGTATTAAGGACGAATTAAGTGACTGGAGCATACCAGGAAATCCAGTAGCAGATGTCTCGAAAGCAGTTAAGAGCTTAATTAATGAAGCTATACCACCACCCTACGTGCTGTTAGTGAGTCCGGCAAGATATGCCGACCTATTAAGATACACTGAGAGGGCAGGCGTCATGGAACTAGAGAGAGTTAAAGCTCTAGTGAGTGAGGTTGTGCAGACCCCTCTATTAACTGATAATGATGTCTTAGTAATTTCAACAAACAAGTACATGATAGATTTAGTTGTCGGAGCTGATACAGTCTTAGACTACCTAGGACCCTCAGCTGACGAACACTTATACAGACTTTGGGAAACTCTCGTATTAAGGATAAAGAATCCTAAAGCGATAGTGCATCTTATGAAAAAATAACTATCTGTATTTTCAACTACCAATATTTTAAATTCTCTCACTTCTGAAATTTTGGATAATTCATTGGTTTGAGAGCAACTTAATGATTTAATGCGTTTTAACTTCTGTACTAAGTCTTAAACACCTCATCATTATTTAGCTGATAGTAATGCCTGAGATTATGAATTTAGGAATCATTGCTCTCGGAAAGCCTAGCCCCTGAGAGTAGGGGAAAACGCGTCCTATCCAGGTAATTAATAACTAAAGACTTGAATACCTGCTTAGTTAGTGCATTAACATGCTTTAAGTTCTCGTTGTGAGATTTAAAGAGTACTAATATGAATTAAAGCTTTTTTAATTTTAGTTGAGAAGATATTCGGGTGATATTTACGAGAAAGATTTCGTTAAGGTCTTCAAAAATAAAGCCTTCACCTCATAGAAGGCTTGTAGCTAAAGTTGACGAGCTCCTTAAGTCTGGAAGAACTGTTTATAATTACTCTGCTGGTCAGCCAGGCCTCCCACCCGATGAAGACTTAATTAATGACTTCTACAGCAGGCTCGTTAAGAATCCTTTTAATCATTTTAGATACCTATCTACGAAGGGGTTGTACGAACTACGTGAAGCTATCAAGGATGATTTAAAGAAGTATGGTGGCTTTGAAGTAGATCCTGAAAATATTGTTGTGACTT
This genomic window from Zestosphaera sp. contains:
- a CDS encoding 30S ribosomal protein S19, whose protein sequence is MTTSIEIPPEWKRFKYRGKTLEELLSMPMDQLIQVLPARARRSLLRESSTEIMRKRREYGIEESPRIKLLREVRKARELMAQGKNVRIRTHVRDMVILPEMIGLTIEVYNGKEFIPVKIVPEMIGHYLGEYAPTTKYVKHGEPGLKATRSTLYVAMK
- a CDS encoding thioredoxin family protein; its protein translation is MGYEWIDEMFKVGISKEDLEELEATLKDMREPVEVYTFVDSACRYCSNTIRLIDTLSSVSPKIGGSSLIKHKVVKREADAEGFFKRFNVSRVPTVLMIEGHIKYTGMPAGEEIRGLIETLIRLSTGDSGLNENTVKGVANLKAPVKIDVIVTPTCPYCPYAALLANMFAFESYRSGGKLITADIIEAYENPDIADKYGVMSVPTIAVNGEVEFIGVPYEDQLLERVLEHSKREYLKKIKKEEYMRILRELAEDTESKKE
- a CDS encoding adenosylcobalamin-dependent ribonucleoside-diphosphate reductase, translated to METLRVTKRSGVIESFKLDKLTRSVHLAMGSAGLNDPSAISGVMDELMSEILKVTDKLTTSKIADLVEKTFISKVVLDSRYELAARHYLLARIYNDVYGKNAWTEFSPEDSRLSYYSLKVLSSRYLLKDPSSGKFVETPKKLFERVAKHIASAETKDREKWFNEFYRLMSELKFIPNSPTLMNAGTRLGILSACFVLPVRDSMVTPEGEGIYDAIRAQAIVFQQGGGTGFSFSELRPEGDVVSTTASVASGPLSFMKLFDVNTDVVKQGGRRRGANMGTLHVWHPDIMKFIKSKSGELKDKALQNFNISVGVYDWFFKHLAENRPVPLINPRKTSIDGSSDSRKYAVVWARHYMSEEWVQEVILDELEEHGGSIPLDESVIITWDEALAIAERENAIVSWEDPKTLFQEIVKNAWDSGDPGLLFIDTINRRHPTWYIGKINATNPCGEEPLLEWESCNLGSINLERYVHYVNGNPVIDWDSLGYDVRVAVRFLDNVIDVAKWPLPQLEKATKRTRKVGLGVMGWAHMLIRLGIPFDSVDALYLAYYLGEWIAYNAYKASIELAAEKGAFPAWNPKLYRPFWLTTKSLDELLATAGIEFKVSDHVKTLVKMRPQVSWDELRSEMTKHGLRNATLLSIAPTGTISIIAGTSSSIEPIFALAFTRVVTVGTFIEVNTLFLDALRGYGLDDPEVVNLIAESGSIRHNPYMPKKLREIFATAHDVEPSWHVLHQATWQQWVDAGVSKTVNMRAEVSVDDVKNVYLLAWKLGCKGITIYRDRSKTQQVIYFGAKLTRRIARERKVEGVTEATPEATRRESEATESAARVTEATPEAERKTQVRYRIATRYALQEGELGDCFTCEY
- a CDS encoding ATP-binding protein, translated to MSSNSLPYLENIARHYAVQAVMNDREGNYGEAVKNYKNAIEVLTKIIQLYPENPLNTIYKDWIKQYQKRIRDLERFRTSPLPSSGSVREENYDQEIEDLIVREKPKVRFNEVAGLDEVKRALYESIIYPTKRPDLFPLGWPRAILLYGPPGCGKTYIAAAVANEIEGVFIHVDAASIMSKWLGESERKVALLFSKAREVSSSESKPVIIFIDEVDSLFGIFSSEIGGEVRVRTQFLKEMDGLQDKGNEQRLVYVIAATNKPWKLDEAFIRRFQKRIYVPLPDKESRRQLLKLYTSPLNLSPDVNLDELADSLDGYTASDIRDIVMSAHLRTVREFFAKGGGSGSPRPISKEDFIEAIKERRPSVNKELVKVYETWDSKFKAV
- a CDS encoding CdvA-like protein, yielding MVITLDQVDKYVGQLIKDEYGRVIGRLVATFSNVSGEVETLEVVINDAIYENVPVSRVKLTPDGPVVMPEWKVLAIEAENKLDRVKRRLRATEELFRKASIPAHAYEELKKKLDSEFRALKEEVSKVKELLRKRAGELEDLVIRLEKDMTNMQILYMGNEISDQAYKAASELLRNNKAKALDEKRDVEKHLELITKLESEAGEIKPVTEVTPPPAKPSPKEQGKAEQPIQVQVIDVT
- a CDS encoding DUF2299 family protein; this translates as MSLQEDELISKWLIEEGFNIRKLETQPHFRIAWGLDVFTQPPLHVNLKIFRPEGREDRYVLLLGVAVSPEHKKKLSELSAEEALRFSSKLMYRIITVCPTCNTGLQPSPVDLQAITVARVVFRSELSEDYKPKFVEHLYTLINTFFTIVSTFNEDFPVIPPKTKTGKEPSTIL
- a CDS encoding family 1 encapsulin nanocompartment shell protein; its protein translation is MLGKHPLELPQPRKLSKEEVAEALRLSIIAELDAINLYLQLARYSEDENVRKVFEDIAKEEKTHVGEFLTLLKSLDPEQVAELKAGAKEVKELTGITVSDNDPPIQETTEDETLKKLSIKAKEIVDSVRKLRKVLGVVHVGRGVEALPLEEAVVEETARSKISKVVMLSEISTQFSIKVRILDYWSKTGIQPDLAPLSLASTKLALAEDKIILEGDLERGWPGLLTCKMSIKDELSDWSIPGNPVADVSKAVKSLINEAIPPPYVLLVSPARYADLLRYTERAGVMELERVKALVSEVVQTPLLTDNDVLVISTNKYMIDLVVGADTVLDYLGPSADEHLYRLWETLVLRIKNPKAIVHLMKK